A window of Pirellulales bacterium contains these coding sequences:
- a CDS encoding DNA polymerase Y family protein, protein MKRERSKNRALCLWLPQWPLQRLRLARPELRHRELILYALHRGCLRVVASSKRNIPLGMPLAEATALAAAHFEQHDPLADQATLLLLAAWCEQFSPIVGIEQPDNLCMDVTGLGSLFGGEPLLAQQIVKTSHRRGLSIRVAIADTLGAAWAVAHYGECPGIVPHGEMNALVDLPIASLRIEETEILAELGVERIGQLLKLPRNAIASRFDPLLLRRLDQFTGLIPETIVSHRSLPEITTEIELEYPTEDRQTVDIILRELVERVAQPLAQRQQGAIQLECQFRCEDAEPLKIQAGLFRASADPKHLLDLLRMRLERVVLGGPVTAVKLSVPLAARLQTWQPELFEPSRREGRRQVGLLVDRLSNRLGRESVIRAVPQSEAQPELAFRYEPLAGVPPRKSKQQRWKQLPRPLWLEAEPIPLEVLSVVPDGPPIQFHFHGLQRVARTWGPERIQTGWWRGRYVQRDYYRIETTTGRRFWLFRRLSDAKWFLHGVFD, encoded by the coding sequence ATGAAACGGGAACGCTCCAAGAATCGCGCACTGTGTCTCTGGCTCCCTCAATGGCCATTGCAGCGATTGCGCCTAGCACGGCCAGAGCTTAGGCACCGCGAACTGATTTTGTATGCACTGCACCGTGGTTGCCTGCGAGTAGTCGCCAGCAGCAAGCGAAACATTCCGCTAGGAATGCCATTGGCCGAAGCGACGGCGCTGGCTGCCGCTCACTTTGAACAGCATGATCCGCTGGCCGATCAGGCGACGCTCTTATTGCTGGCCGCATGGTGCGAACAGTTCAGCCCGATTGTCGGCATTGAACAGCCGGACAATCTTTGTATGGACGTGACAGGCTTGGGGTCACTGTTCGGCGGGGAGCCGTTGCTTGCCCAACAAATCGTCAAAACATCGCATCGTCGTGGTCTTTCGATTCGAGTTGCAATTGCGGACACACTTGGGGCCGCATGGGCCGTAGCACACTATGGCGAGTGTCCCGGCATTGTGCCGCACGGCGAAATGAACGCACTGGTCGATTTGCCCATTGCCTCCCTGCGCATTGAAGAAACAGAGATTCTCGCTGAGTTAGGTGTTGAGAGAATCGGCCAACTGTTGAAACTGCCACGCAATGCGATAGCCTCCCGTTTTGATCCGCTGCTTTTACGTCGGCTGGACCAATTCACAGGCTTAATTCCCGAAACAATTGTATCACATCGGTCCCTGCCAGAAATCACAACAGAAATCGAGTTGGAATATCCTACCGAAGATCGACAGACGGTTGACATTATTCTCCGAGAACTTGTGGAGCGTGTCGCACAACCATTGGCGCAGCGACAGCAGGGAGCAATCCAGTTGGAATGTCAATTCCGATGCGAAGATGCCGAGCCACTCAAAATACAAGCGGGTTTGTTCCGGGCTAGTGCCGATCCAAAACATTTGCTCGACCTGTTGCGAATGCGATTGGAACGAGTTGTACTCGGTGGTCCCGTAACCGCAGTCAAATTATCAGTGCCGCTCGCCGCTCGTTTGCAAACCTGGCAACCGGAACTTTTCGAGCCGTCGCGGCGTGAAGGGAGGCGGCAAGTTGGCTTGCTTGTGGATCGACTCAGCAATCGGCTCGGGCGCGAATCGGTCATTCGCGCGGTGCCACAATCCGAGGCCCAGCCGGAATTGGCGTTTCGCTACGAACCGCTGGCTGGCGTGCCGCCACGCAAATCAAAACAGCAGCGCTGGAAGCAGTTGCCGCGACCATTGTGGCTGGAAGCCGAACCCATTCCGCTGGAAGTGCTGTCGGTCGTGCCCGATGGTCCGCCCATCCAATTTCATTTCCACGGTCTGCAACGAGTCGCTCGCACTTGGGGACCAGAGCGAATCCAAACTGGGTGGTGGCGCGGCCGTTACGTCCAGCGCGATTACTACCGGATCGAGACGACGACGGGCAGACGCTTCTGGTTGTTTCGCCGGCTATCGGATGCCAAATGGTTCTTGCATGGGGTATTCGACTGA